The nucleotide window ATTGCTGCAGTACGAGACCGTGCGCTGGGTGTTGTGGATCGGTGGGTCGGCGTTGCTGCTGTACTTCGCGGCGAAAATGATTCATTCGGCGATTTATCACAACGCTGTGTTGGCCGAGACCGCCGAAGTTGGCCACAACTCCCATCGCAAGGAGTTCTTGCGGGGGATTTTCCTCGCCATGTCGTCGCCCAGTGCGATTCTCTGGTTCGCGGCGGTGGGTGGCACCCTGATTGCCCGTTCCGGTGGTGGGGGCACTCTCAGCTCGGTGTTGTTTCTAGGTGGATTTCTCTGTGCGGGGATTCTCTGGTGCGTCACGCTGTGCTTCGCGGCGAGCCATGGCGGCAAGTTGCTCGGTGACAAACTGTTGCGTTATTCCTACATGGCATCGGCCGCGATCTTCTGCTATTTCGCGGTCTACGTGATTCTATCGGGCTACAACGAGTTTGTCGGTGCGCCCGCCGCCGGGCAGCTTCCGGGGCTCTGACTGGGCGAATCGGGTTTGGCCTCTATACTCCCAGCCGAACCCACCTTTTTCGTTCCCAGGAGTCGAGTCATGGATGAGCAAACACGCGATGATCAGGCTGAGCCACGCTTCGAACACGGGCACTTCATGCTCATAGCGGGGCTTGGCGGGCGACTTACCCAAGCGACGGCCAAAAAACAGATTCCCAAGCTGTGGGATCAATTCGTCCCTCACATCGGCAATGTACCCGGGCAAATTGACGAAGTGACCTACGGCGTTTGCTGCAACTCAGACGACAAGGGCGGTTT belongs to Pseudomonas sp. B21-015 and includes:
- a CDS encoding LysE family translocator encodes the protein MEFTSGFLLSLSLCLDIGVANIAMITLAMQRGYFQGFALGLGTCVGDLIYAVLALAGMTVLLQYETVRWVLWIGGSALLLYFAAKMIHSAIYHNAVLAETAEVGHNSHRKEFLRGIFLAMSSPSAILWFAAVGGTLIARSGGGGTLSSVLFLGGFLCAGILWCVTLCFAASHGGKLLGDKLLRYSYMASAAIFCYFAVYVILSGYNEFVGAPAAGQLPGL